A stretch of the Deltaproteobacteria bacterium genome encodes the following:
- a CDS encoding DUF2029 domain-containing protein yields MTAATKRLRAAQTGVAGFALGLLLFASLSETAYWKDIQVEYLTAKALRDGVDVFTPLNELSARYFPIATDNFPHPSPHPPVLAVLALPMTLLPFRVVVPLWLAFNVWLLIVVGRWLGISLPGALALAAWPPLWYLLLVGQLELIILALAMLGWRAARAGRDWSAGLWLGLAAAIKLYPVLLVVPFLIRRRPCVVLAAGAVLVLSQAVGFAAIGTSGFWRYYLEVLPSVSAHYARVGLNVSPYGALLRLFGGASDVLPVIDAPHLVIPLTLAFSGFAFVSLARMAPEAGPAAILVGLPNVWYTYPVLALPQVVVLLRSRLRRAALVAIVASSFVLPLANLLLTRVILVWMGWRGGVAPPVAAVMTAVQPAGFVALLILSVALGRTGAEGTGNSRALGALPAVPGV; encoded by the coding sequence GTGACCGCGGCCACGAAACGCCTTCGGGCGGCGCAGACCGGCGTGGCCGGGTTCGCACTCGGCCTGCTGCTCTTCGCGAGCCTGTCCGAGACGGCATACTGGAAGGACATCCAGGTCGAGTATCTGACGGCGAAGGCGCTGCGAGACGGCGTCGACGTATTCACGCCGCTCAACGAGCTGTCGGCCCGCTACTTCCCGATCGCGACCGACAATTTTCCACATCCGAGCCCCCATCCACCGGTACTGGCCGTGCTGGCCCTTCCCATGACGCTGCTACCCTTCCGCGTCGTCGTGCCGCTCTGGCTGGCCTTCAATGTCTGGTTGCTGATCGTCGTGGGGCGGTGGCTCGGCATCTCGCTACCGGGAGCGCTCGCCCTCGCGGCGTGGCCGCCGCTCTGGTACCTGCTGCTCGTCGGCCAGCTCGAGCTGATCATCCTGGCGCTTGCGATGCTCGGCTGGAGGGCTGCCAGGGCCGGGCGAGATTGGTCGGCCGGGCTCTGGTTGGGTCTTGCAGCGGCAATCAAGCTGTATCCGGTGCTGTTGGTGGTCCCGTTTCTCATTCGGCGACGGCCGTGCGTCGTTCTGGCAGCTGGCGCGGTGCTCGTCCTGAGTCAGGCGGTGGGCTTCGCCGCCATCGGCACGTCCGGCTTCTGGCGCTACTATCTCGAAGTGTTGCCCTCCGTTTCGGCGCATTACGCTCGCGTGGGGCTCAACGTGTCCCCTTACGGCGCACTCCTGCGCCTCTTCGGCGGCGCGAGCGACGTCCTTCCCGTGATAGACGCTCCGCACTTGGTCATCCCGCTGACTCTGGCTTTCTCCGGTTTCGCGTTCGTGTCCCTCGCGCGCATGGCGCCGGAAGCAGGTCCCGCGGCTATCCTGGTCGGTCTGCCAAACGTCTGGTACACGTATCCTGTCCTGGCCCTCCCGCAGGTCGTCGTCCTCCTACGCTCCAGGCTCAGGCGTGCCGCTCTCGTCGCCATCGTCGCCTCGTCGTTCGTGCTCCCACTGGCGAACCTGCTGCTGACGCGCGTGATACTCGTCTGGATGGGGTGGCGCGGTGGCGTCGCTCCTCCGGTGGCGGCCGTCATGACGGCAGTGCAGCCCGCCGGCTTCGTTGCCTTGTTGATCTTGTCGGTCGCCCTCGGTCGCACCGGCGCCGAAGGGACGGGGAACTCGCGTGCCCTCGGGGCCTTGCCCGCGGTGCCGGGGGTGTGA
- a CDS encoding Flp family type IVb pilin — translation MTALVKKLAADEAGQDLAEYGIALAVIGTIAAAAAIVIAKDVGTLWSKAQSVIDSAQSS, via the coding sequence ATGACAGCGCTGGTGAAGAAATTGGCCGCCGATGAGGCCGGCCAGGATCTGGCCGAGTACGGCATCGCACTCGCGGTCATCGGTACCATTGCCGCCGCGGCGGCGATCGTGATCGCCAAGGACGTCGGCACACTCTGGAGCAAGGCCCAGAGCGTGATCGACAGTGCTCAGAGTTCCTGA
- a CDS encoding uroporphyrinogen-III synthase, with product MLARHGAEVRCAPALRETSLGVRPEALELVRGLEAGEVDLVVLLTGVGTRALARAVAEACPHLGALLARTRIVARGPKPLAALRELGVPGAHPVPEPFTWRQVLAVVDGLDLPRGGLAAVQEYGAPVPGLVEGLTQRGFRVLSVPVYRWALPEDVGPLEAAAAALARGEVDIALFTNSAHVEHLFRAGDPESLRRGLARVVVASVGPVCTETLEAYGVPPDLEASPPKMGPLVAVIAARARELLTAKRDAGPR from the coding sequence ATGCTCGCCCGGCACGGGGCGGAGGTACGCTGCGCGCCCGCGCTACGGGAAACGTCGCTCGGGGTTCGCCCTGAGGCGCTCGAGCTGGTACGCGGGCTCGAGGCGGGCGAGGTCGACCTGGTCGTTTTGCTGACCGGGGTCGGCACGCGGGCGCTGGCGCGGGCGGTGGCCGAGGCCTGCCCGCACCTGGGCGCGCTCCTCGCGCGCACCCGGATCGTAGCGCGCGGCCCGAAGCCGCTGGCCGCCCTGCGCGAGCTGGGTGTTCCGGGCGCCCACCCGGTGCCCGAGCCCTTCACGTGGCGGCAGGTGCTGGCGGTGGTCGACGGGCTGGATCTGCCGCGCGGCGGGCTCGCAGCCGTGCAGGAGTATGGGGCGCCGGTGCCCGGACTGGTGGAAGGCCTCACCCAGCGCGGGTTCCGCGTCCTCAGCGTGCCGGTCTACCGCTGGGCCCTCCCCGAGGATGTGGGTCCGCTCGAGGCAGCGGCGGCAGCCCTGGCGCGCGGTGAGGTGGACATCGCGCTGTTCACGAACTCCGCCCACGTGGAGCATCTCTTCCGCGCTGGCGACCCCGAGAGCCTGCGCCGCGGCCTCGCGCGGGTCGTGGTTGCGTCGGTCGGCCCGGTGTGCACGGAGACGCTCGAAGCGTACGGCGTCCCCCCGGACCTGGAGGCGTCGCCGCCCAAGATGGGGCCCCTGGTGGCCGTCATCGCAGCCCGCGCGCGCGAACTCCTCACGGCCAAGCGGGACGCCGGGCCCCGGTGA
- a CDS encoding response regulator → MAPHEMNTEGTLVWAAPGSSASRPIVETAASELNLAVHFCAYKELLELLRTERCHVACIELGFDVHPGLTLLKSVSERMPRLTTVVASSDSSVSMIRGVLEGGAADFLSLPLNPQELSKTLIKLSQTAMKSAASRGQTAGTVITVCGARGGLGATTLAVNLAFSLTTVSRADVALVDLDLQRGDVSAFLNLTPLNSIATIAEAKGPVDDIFLAGTLTRHPRGVFVLPAPAQVEEGDAVGHDHVELALQLMRAQFAHTVVDTARTVNGAMLAALEQSDHILILTDLSVPGVRAARRMIELLLRGNVSAQLIEPVFSHVIPGPVSPQDAVRALGKEPLLVLPRDDAAACGAMNDGTPLNGKQSPLSFAIAELAAKLAGVALPLKPKGLLQRVFSKEARK, encoded by the coding sequence ATGGCCCCGCACGAGATGAACACCGAGGGCACGCTCGTCTGGGCGGCCCCCGGCTCCTCCGCGAGCCGCCCGATCGTGGAGACGGCCGCCAGCGAGCTCAACCTCGCGGTACACTTCTGCGCCTACAAGGAGCTGCTCGAGCTGCTCCGCACCGAGCGCTGCCACGTGGCGTGCATCGAGCTCGGCTTCGACGTGCACCCCGGCCTCACGCTGCTGAAGAGCGTCAGCGAGCGGATGCCCCGCCTGACCACGGTGGTCGCCTCCAGCGACTCGAGCGTCTCCATGATCCGCGGCGTCCTCGAAGGGGGCGCCGCCGACTTCCTCTCCCTGCCGCTCAATCCCCAGGAGCTCAGCAAGACGCTCATCAAGCTCTCCCAGACCGCCATGAAGAGCGCCGCGAGCCGGGGGCAGACGGCCGGCACCGTCATCACCGTGTGCGGCGCGCGCGGCGGGCTCGGCGCGACCACGCTCGCCGTCAACCTGGCCTTCTCGCTCACCACCGTGTCGCGCGCGGACGTCGCGCTCGTCGACCTCGACCTGCAGCGCGGCGACGTGTCGGCGTTCTTGAACCTGACTCCGCTCAACTCGATCGCCACCATCGCCGAAGCGAAGGGCCCGGTCGACGACATCTTCCTCGCCGGCACGCTGACGCGTCATCCGCGCGGCGTCTTCGTGCTGCCGGCGCCCGCACAGGTCGAGGAGGGGGACGCGGTCGGCCACGACCACGTCGAGCTGGCGCTTCAGCTCATGCGTGCCCAGTTCGCCCACACGGTGGTCGACACCGCGCGCACGGTGAACGGCGCCATGCTGGCCGCGCTCGAGCAGTCGGACCACATCCTCATCCTGACCGATCTCTCGGTGCCGGGGGTGCGGGCGGCCCGGCGCATGATCGAGCTGTTGCTGCGCGGCAACGTGTCTGCCCAGCTGATCGAGCCCGTGTTCTCGCACGTGATCCCCGGTCCCGTGAGCCCGCAGGACGCAGTGCGCGCGCTCGGCAAGGAGCCGCTCCTCGTGTTGCCCCGCGACGACGCCGCCGCGTGCGGCGCGATGAACGACGGTACCCCACTCAACGGCAAGCAGTCGCCCCTCTCGTTCGCGATCGCCGAGCTGGCAGCGAAGCTGGCCGGCGTCGCCCTGCCGCTCAAGCCGAAGGGGCTCCTGCAGCGCGTGTTCAGCAAGGAGGCTCGGAAATGA
- a CDS encoding CpaF family protein, whose product MKLRDRLSLNNKPVPATGREPAPRLAAAGRLTPVDRAYQDLKLRIHRELLDRVDLTNLARVEMDQATAELKSAVAMLIEEQAVPLSLRDRERLAEEILHEVYGLGPIEPLMRDPDISDILVNTSRQVYIERLGKLEPTPVIFRDDQHLMQIIDRIVSKVGRRIDESSPMVDARLPDGSRVNAVIPPLALDGPLLSIRRFGRGALTVEDMMRLGTLTPEMGAVLRAMVRSRLNILISGGTGSGKTTLLNCLSSFIPDQERIVTIEDSAELQLQQPHVCRLETRPPNIEGRGEVTQRDLVRNCLRMRPDRIIVGEVRGAESLDMLQAMNTGHDGSISTIHANTPRDSLSRLEMMMQMSGFTLPNRAMRQQISSALDLIVSTARLPDGSRKVTSVSEVAGMEGDTVMLQELFAYQREGTDAQGNIVGRFVATGIRPRFAEKVKASSHDIDPRIFDYLG is encoded by the coding sequence ATGAAGCTGAGAGACCGCCTGAGTCTCAACAACAAGCCGGTTCCCGCCACTGGCCGCGAACCGGCGCCGCGCCTCGCGGCCGCCGGCCGGCTCACGCCCGTCGACCGGGCCTACCAGGACCTGAAGCTCCGCATCCATCGCGAGCTGCTCGACCGTGTCGACCTGACCAACCTGGCGCGCGTCGAGATGGACCAGGCCACCGCGGAGCTGAAGAGCGCGGTCGCCATGCTCATCGAGGAGCAGGCGGTCCCGCTCAGCCTGCGTGACCGCGAGCGGCTCGCCGAGGAGATCCTGCACGAGGTCTATGGCCTCGGGCCGATCGAGCCGCTCATGCGCGACCCGGACATCTCCGACATCCTGGTCAACACCTCGCGCCAGGTCTACATCGAGCGGCTCGGCAAGCTCGAGCCCACACCGGTCATCTTCCGCGACGACCAGCACCTCATGCAGATCATCGATCGCATCGTGTCGAAGGTGGGCCGCCGCATCGACGAGAGCTCGCCCATGGTGGACGCGCGCCTGCCCGACGGCTCGCGCGTGAACGCCGTCATCCCCCCGCTCGCACTCGACGGGCCGCTGCTCTCCATCCGTCGCTTCGGCCGCGGCGCGCTCACGGTCGAGGATATGATGCGCCTGGGTACGCTCACGCCCGAGATGGGGGCGGTGCTGCGCGCCATGGTGCGCTCGCGGCTCAACATCCTCATCTCCGGCGGCACCGGCTCGGGGAAGACGACGCTCTTGAACTGCCTGTCCTCGTTCATCCCGGACCAGGAGCGCATCGTCACCATCGAGGACTCGGCCGAGCTCCAGCTCCAGCAGCCCCACGTGTGCCGGCTGGAGACCCGCCCGCCCAACATCGAGGGACGCGGCGAGGTGACGCAGCGCGACCTCGTGCGCAACTGCCTGCGCATGCGCCCCGACCGCATCATCGTCGGCGAGGTCCGCGGCGCGGAATCGCTCGACATGCTCCAGGCGATGAACACGGGCCACGACGGGTCGATCTCGACCATCCACGCCAACACGCCGCGCGACTCGCTCTCCCGGCTCGAGATGATGATGCAGATGTCGGGCTTCACTCTGCCGAACCGCGCCATGCGGCAGCAGATCAGCTCGGCGCTGGACCTGATCGTCAGCACCGCGCGCCTGCCCGACGGCTCGCGCAAGGTGACCAGCGTCTCCGAGGTGGCGGGGATGGAGGGAGATACCGTGATGCTGCAAGAGCTGTTCGCCTATCAGCGTGAGGGGACGGACGCGCAGGGCAACATCGTCGGCCGGTTCGTTGCGACCGGCATCCGCCCGCGCTTCGCGGAGAAGGTCAAGGCGTCGAGCCACGACATCGATCCGCGCATCTTTGACTACCTCGGCTGA
- a CDS encoding prepilin peptidase, which yields MMSSLIAATAVAFVALCVTIDVRTRRIPNAVSGTAMLLGITLNTAHEGAAGLLDSVAGLGLTTGALLWPFAMGGIGGGDVKMMAAIGALLGPRLAFMGLGAGMILGGAIMFWHLARRGRLREKLMATATMFRVAALTRSLDPLRVSAADQGAVALPYSVPLGLGTLAALTWAGHLGV from the coding sequence ATGATGTCATCCCTCATCGCCGCCACCGCAGTGGCCTTCGTCGCGTTATGCGTGACCATCGACGTGCGGACACGGCGCATTCCAAACGCGGTCTCCGGCACGGCGATGCTCCTGGGGATCACCCTCAACACGGCCCACGAGGGGGCGGCCGGCCTGCTCGACAGCGTGGCGGGTCTGGGCCTGACGACGGGCGCGCTCCTCTGGCCGTTTGCCATGGGCGGGATCGGGGGCGGGGATGTGAAGATGATGGCTGCGATCGGAGCCCTGCTCGGGCCGCGGCTTGCCTTTATGGGTTTGGGCGCCGGTATGATATTGGGCGGGGCCATTATGTTTTGGCACCTGGCGCGGCGGGGGCGCCTGCGCGAGAAGTTGATGGCGACGGCCACCATGTTCCGGGTGGCTGCCCTGACCCGCTCGCTGGACCCTCTGCGGGTCTCGGCTGCCGACCAGGGTGCCGTGGCGCTGCCCTACAGCGTGCCCCTCGGCCTGGGGACGCTCGCCGCGCTCACCTGGGCGGGACACCTGGGGGTTTGA
- the cpaB gene encoding Flp pilus assembly protein CpaB, protein MKPGNVFLLAILVGALAAAMVVRHVRNLQQQIAEIRNSGNRTTVDVVVAADQIPIGSRIEANQVKLVAWPVEAQPEGTLRATKDVLGSIARTTIERNQPVLQVQIVAQGAGLLPLMIPEGRRGMSVRVDNVTGVSGFITPNSRVDVLIAGQPEGDQDQKSKVVLQNVKVLATGKSIEQKDEKPVEVPTVTLLVSPEEAERLTLAARFEPVRLALRNYRDEEVVKTSGIATRALFEGDGHPTQVPTKVARERGPTPYSVEILLGEKVTRQPLF, encoded by the coding sequence ATGAAGCCCGGCAACGTTTTTCTTCTGGCGATCCTCGTGGGGGCGCTGGCGGCCGCCATGGTCGTCCGGCATGTGCGCAACCTGCAGCAGCAGATCGCTGAGATCCGTAACTCGGGGAACCGTACGACGGTCGACGTCGTGGTCGCCGCCGACCAGATCCCGATCGGCTCCCGCATCGAGGCCAACCAGGTGAAGCTGGTCGCGTGGCCGGTCGAGGCGCAACCCGAGGGCACGCTGCGCGCCACGAAGGACGTTCTAGGCAGCATCGCCCGCACCACGATAGAGAGGAACCAGCCCGTCCTGCAGGTCCAAATCGTCGCCCAGGGCGCCGGCCTGCTGCCGCTCATGATCCCCGAGGGGAGGCGCGGTATGTCGGTCCGGGTCGACAACGTGACCGGGGTGAGCGGCTTCATCACGCCGAACAGCCGGGTCGACGTCCTGATCGCGGGTCAGCCCGAGGGCGACCAGGACCAGAAGAGCAAGGTGGTCCTGCAGAACGTCAAGGTGCTCGCGACGGGCAAGAGCATCGAGCAGAAGGACGAGAAGCCGGTCGAGGTGCCCACCGTGACGCTGCTGGTCTCCCCCGAGGAGGCGGAGCGGCTCACGCTCGCGGCGCGCTTCGAGCCGGTTCGCCTCGCACTCAGAAACTATCGAGATGAGGAGGTCGTCAAGACGTCGGGCATCGCCACCAGGGCACTCTTCGAGGGGGATGGCCATCCGACCCAGGTCCCGACCAAGGTCGCTCGGGAAAGGGGGCCCACACCCTACTCGGTGGAGATCCTCTTGGGGGAAAAGGTGACCCGACAGCCGCTGTTCTAA